The following proteins come from a genomic window of Alnus glutinosa chromosome 10, dhAlnGlut1.1, whole genome shotgun sequence:
- the LOC133880638 gene encoding MLP-like protein 31: MTLFGKVEGDVEIKAPAEKFHEVISGRPHHLSNVTPEKVQGCALHEGDWGVEGSVIYWNYVHDGEAKVAKEKIVATDDTNKSITFKVIEGDLLKEYKNFVIVVQATPKGEGSLVHWTLEYEKLKDDIPEPNTLLQFLIDVSKDLDAHLTA; the protein is encoded by the exons ATGACTCTGTTTGGTAAGGTGGAGGGTGATGTAGAAATTAAAGCTCCCGCTGAAAAGTTTCATGAGGTTATCAGTGGCAGGCCACACCACTTATCCAATGTTACTCCTGAAAAAGTACAAGGTTGTGCTTTGCACGAGGGTGACTGGGGCGTTGAGGGCTCTGTCATCTACTGGAATTATGTCCATG ATGGGGAAGCAAAAGTTGCTAAGGAGAAAATTGTGGCAACAGATGACACAAACAAGTCAATCACTTTCAAAGTGATTGAAGGGGATCTCCTGAAGGAGTACAAGAACTTCGTAATCGTTGTTCAAGCTACTCCCAAGGGTGAGGGCAGCTTGGTGCATTGGACCCTGGAATACGAAAAGCTGAAGGATGATATTCCAGAACCCAACACATTGCTTCAGTTTCTAATTGATGTCAGCAAAGACCTTGATGCTCACCTCACCGCATAG